One segment of Gammaproteobacteria bacterium DNA contains the following:
- a CDS encoding Crp/Fnr family transcriptional regulator, whose protein sequence is MLRLAVDVRLDANQGWHGGTRNYCGNRMQSDDTLARELRHHYLFSALSDVQRARVLAHAALRPFAAGEQLFSHGDEAASFFLLRQGSVKLYRLSPGGHEKIMRFIRPPQTFAESVMFMDTPRYPVHGAGVEAGELVAFECAAFLDILQESFATCRAVMAQMTQRIQAHWDEIEALTLENSRYRVVHYLLGLVPRGEHGRVSVTLPARKMLIAAHVAVTPETLSRTLRALNDEGLIEIAEDRVTIPDTEALRRHVH, encoded by the coding sequence ATGCTGCGCTTGGCGGTGGACGTGCGCCTTGATGCAAATCAAGGCTGGCATGGCGGCACACGAAATTACTGCGGGAATCGCATGCAATCCGATGACACACTGGCGCGCGAACTTCGCCACCATTATCTGTTCTCGGCGCTGAGCGACGTGCAGCGTGCGCGTGTGCTTGCGCATGCCGCACTGCGTCCGTTTGCGGCCGGCGAGCAGCTGTTCAGCCACGGCGACGAAGCGGCGAGCTTCTTCTTGCTGCGCCAGGGCAGCGTCAAGCTCTACCGGCTGTCACCGGGCGGCCACGAAAAAATCATGCGTTTCATCCGCCCGCCGCAGACTTTCGCCGAGAGTGTGATGTTCATGGACACGCCGCGCTATCCGGTGCACGGCGCCGGCGTCGAAGCCGGCGAACTTGTGGCGTTCGAATGCGCTGCCTTTCTTGACATCCTGCAGGAATCGTTCGCCACCTGCCGGGCGGTGATGGCGCAGATGACCCAGCGTATCCAGGCGCATTGGGACGAGATCGAGGCTTTGACGCTCGAAAACAGCCGGTATCGCGTGGTGCATTACCTGCTGGGCCTCGTGCCGCGCGGCGAGCACGGCCGCGTCAGCGTGACCTTGCCGGCGCGCAAGATGCTGATCGCCGCGCACGTGGCGGTCACGCCGGAAACCCTGTCACGCACGCTGCGTGCGCTCAACGACGAAGGCTTGATCGAAATTGCCGAGGATCGTGTCACGATCCCGGACACCGAGGCATTACGCCGGCACGTGCACTAG
- a CDS encoding cbb3-type cytochrome c oxidase subunit I, producing MQAMVTSSSSGLTAADEGALRTVFNVYTLCAALWLVFATFIGIVLAFKFVYPEFWAHAGWLTFGRLRPIHTNDTFYAWASIGLVGLAYYIAARSSRARLYSAKLAWVGLALFNIAAIAGTVTLDLGINDGTLEYREWVWPIRLVFLAALVVTAWNLIATVARRNTKDIYLSNWYTIGGVLWTCIIAIVVIIPWYQYGLGQVAVSGFFMHNAVGLWFTPMALGVLYYAIPKLFSRPIYSYALGVFAFWTNLIFYPIIGSHHFLFSPLPWWLQTIAIVFSVAMLVPVWAGSANYLLTMRGRPQRLYRSPAMFVLVGVLGYFIGSSQGTAEAFRSLQEVWHLTNFTVGHSHLTMYGFITFVIWGGVYGLLPRITGKQANNLLMGIHFWWATIGMIIYVLALSIGGTIQGLDWIHGLPFIDSVVNMGPYWMWRAIGGSMMFASHLLFLWNVWVMTYGKRQPKAFAVATTEAAA from the coding sequence ATGCAAGCGATGGTCACGTCTTCGTCGTCGGGGCTGACGGCGGCGGATGAAGGGGCGCTGCGTACCGTTTTCAACGTGTACACCTTGTGCGCGGCGCTGTGGCTGGTGTTTGCCACTTTCATCGGCATCGTGCTGGCGTTCAAGTTCGTGTATCCGGAGTTCTGGGCGCACGCGGGCTGGCTTACCTTCGGGCGGCTGCGGCCGATTCACACCAATGACACGTTTTATGCCTGGGCGAGCATCGGGCTCGTGGGCCTGGCCTATTACATTGCGGCGCGCAGCTCGAGGGCGCGCCTGTACAGCGCCAAGCTCGCCTGGGTGGGACTCGCGCTGTTCAACATTGCCGCCATTGCCGGTACGGTGACGCTGGATCTGGGCATCAACGACGGCACGCTCGAATACCGCGAGTGGGTGTGGCCGATCCGCCTGGTGTTCCTGGCGGCGCTGGTGGTGACCGCGTGGAATCTCATCGCGACCGTGGCGCGACGCAATACCAAGGACATTTATCTTTCCAACTGGTACACCATCGGCGGGGTGCTGTGGACCTGCATCATTGCCATCGTGGTCATCATTCCCTGGTACCAGTACGGGCTCGGGCAGGTAGCGGTCTCCGGCTTTTTCATGCACAACGCCGTGGGCTTGTGGTTCACGCCCATGGCGCTCGGGGTTTTGTATTACGCCATTCCCAAGCTCTTCAGCCGCCCGATTTATTCCTACGCACTTGGAGTGTTCGCGTTCTGGACCAATCTGATTTTCTATCCGATCATCGGCTCGCATCATTTCCTGTTCAGCCCGCTGCCGTGGTGGTTGCAGACCATCGCCATCGTGTTCTCGGTGGCGATGCTGGTGCCGGTGTGGGCGGGCAGCGCGAATTACCTGCTCACCATGCGCGGGCGCCCGCAACGCCTGTACCGCTCGCCCGCGATGTTCGTGCTGGTGGGCGTGCTCGGCTATTTCATCGGCTCGAGTCAGGGCACGGCCGAGGCCTTCCGCTCGCTGCAGGAAGTCTGGCATCTCACCAACTTCACCGTCGGTCATTCGCACCTCACGATGTACGGGTTCATCACCTTCGTCATCTGGGGCGGGGTGTACGGGCTTCTGCCGCGCATCACCGGCAAGCAGGCCAACAACCTGCTCATGGGCATCCATTTCTGGTGGGCCACGATCGGCATGATCATCTATGTGCTGGCGCTCTCGATCGGAGGCACGATTCAGGGACTCGATTGGATACACGGCCTGCCGTTCATTGATTCGGTGGTGAACATGGGGCCGTACTGGATGTGGCGCGCCATCGGCGGCAGCATGATGTTTGCGAGCCATTTGCTGTTCCTGTGGAACGTCTGGGTCATGACCTATGGGAAGCGACAACCCAAGGCGTTCGCCGTGGCGACTACCGAGGCGGCTGCATGA
- the fdxA gene encoding ferredoxin FdxA: MTHVVTEQCIKCKYTDCVEVCPVDCFHAGPNMLVIDPEECIDCTLCVAECPVEAIFADSDVPNGQEHFLALNAELSPQWPVLDHKVDAPSDAKQWDGVPNKLPLLTR; the protein is encoded by the coding sequence ATGACGCATGTAGTGACCGAACAGTGCATCAAGTGCAAGTACACCGATTGCGTGGAAGTCTGCCCGGTGGACTGCTTCCATGCCGGCCCCAACATGCTGGTCATCGATCCGGAAGAGTGCATTGACTGCACGCTGTGCGTGGCGGAATGCCCCGTCGAGGCAATCTTCGCGGACAGTGACGTACCCAATGGCCAGGAGCATTTCCTGGCGCTGAATGCCGAGTTGTCGCCGCAATGGCCGGTGCTGGATCACAAAGTGGATGCTCCGTCCGACGCCAAGCAGTGGGATGGCGTGCCGAACAAGCTTCCATTGCTTACGCGCTGA
- a CDS encoding pseudoazurin, whose translation MNSKIALGILLATSLIAVNAHAKDYTVKELNNGADGTFVFEPDFLHLQPGDSVHFVAADAGHDSQSYLVPKGAAGWKSEVSQDISVKFTHPGVYLYECNPHHLFGMLGVIEVGKATNKEAAEKVAAAMEAQQLMNKGRLEKLMKDVR comes from the coding sequence ATGAACAGCAAAATTGCTTTGGGCATATTGCTGGCTACATCCCTGATCGCGGTCAACGCCCATGCCAAGGACTATACGGTGAAGGAATTGAACAACGGCGCGGACGGGACCTTCGTTTTTGAACCGGACTTCCTGCACCTCCAGCCGGGAGATTCCGTGCATTTCGTGGCCGCGGATGCCGGTCACGACAGCCAGTCCTACCTGGTGCCCAAGGGTGCTGCGGGCTGGAAGAGCGAGGTCAGCCAGGACATCAGCGTGAAATTCACGCATCCGGGTGTGTACCTTTACGAGTGTAACCCCCACCATTTGTTCGGCATGCTGGGCGTGATAGAGGTAGGCAAGGCGACCAACAAAGAGGCAGCCGAGAAGGTCGCCGCGGCCATGGAGGCGCAGCAACTGATGAACAAGGGCCGGCTTGAGAAGCTGATGAAAGACGTGAGATAA
- a CDS encoding cbb3-type cytochrome c oxidase subunit II, whose protein sequence is MKALILIAGGSTLVYAILAVLMGVLPGIELSKTPPGPGVEPLTALEAEGRDVYVANGCSYCHTQQVRPLAEDRVFGRPISAGDLAYQTPELLGSERNGPDLSNIGNRQPSKVWQYMHLYDPRSVQPLSIMPDFSFLFRVVSEAPSGVTTIPVPKPYAPAQGLVIPTHKAVALVAYLLSLKQPPIPGYVPPAAPAAGGAPAAAPAFDATEGAQLFSQNCAVCHQANGEGIAGVFPPLKGNAVVLAADPTQQIHVILEGLQGANVGGTVYPGQMPSFKSVLSDSQIANIIDHERTSWGNNAPLATPTEVAAQRAKLKH, encoded by the coding sequence ATGAAAGCGCTCATCCTGATCGCCGGCGGCTCGACGCTGGTGTACGCGATACTCGCGGTACTGATGGGCGTGCTGCCGGGCATCGAGCTGTCGAAGACTCCGCCTGGCCCGGGCGTGGAACCCCTGACCGCGCTCGAAGCCGAAGGCCGCGATGTGTATGTCGCCAACGGTTGCAGCTACTGTCACACGCAGCAGGTGCGGCCGCTGGCCGAGGACCGGGTGTTCGGCCGGCCGATCTCGGCCGGCGATTTGGCCTATCAGACGCCGGAGTTGCTCGGTTCGGAACGCAACGGTCCGGATCTTTCCAACATCGGCAACCGCCAGCCGAGCAAGGTCTGGCAGTACATGCATCTGTACGATCCGCGCTCGGTGCAGCCGCTGTCCATCATGCCGGATTTCAGTTTTCTGTTTCGCGTGGTGTCCGAGGCGCCATCCGGCGTCACCACGATCCCGGTGCCCAAGCCCTATGCTCCGGCGCAGGGCCTCGTGATTCCCACGCACAAGGCGGTCGCGCTGGTGGCCTATCTCCTGTCGCTCAAGCAGCCGCCGATTCCCGGTTATGTACCGCCGGCCGCACCGGCCGCGGGCGGTGCGCCGGCAGCCGCGCCAGCGTTTGATGCAACCGAAGGCGCGCAACTGTTCTCGCAAAACTGCGCGGTCTGCCATCAGGCGAACGGCGAGGGCATTGCCGGTGTGTTCCCGCCCCTCAAGGGTAACGCGGTGGTGCTGGCGGCCGATCCCACGCAGCAGATTCACGTGATTCTGGAAGGCCTGCAAGGCGCCAATGTGGGTGGCACCGTGTATCCGGGCCAGATGCCGTCCTTCAAATCAGTACTGAGTGACAGCCAGATCGCCAACATCATTGACCACGAACGTACTTCGTGGGGGAATAACGCACCGCTCGCCACGCCGACCGAAGTCGCGGCGCAGCGTGCCAAACTGAAACACTAG
- a CDS encoding hemerythrin domain-containing protein: protein MLDFDPFSALVDEHEMLTQLFARHQVALIARAWARAARLLDSHQKRLAQHIELEERYLLPYCPQDKLPNQWPARVYSVEHQRIQELASKLNARFAKLRRRGVTSAALIALLDEEKTLKHILEHHHAREEMALFATLPQMLSEPQRDALAHAPRQFPGLQANGAR, encoded by the coding sequence ATGCTGGATTTCGATCCCTTCAGCGCGTTGGTCGACGAGCACGAGATGCTCACCCAGCTGTTCGCGCGCCACCAGGTCGCGCTCATTGCGCGCGCGTGGGCACGCGCAGCACGCCTGCTGGATTCGCACCAGAAACGGCTGGCGCAGCATATCGAACTGGAAGAACGATACCTCTTGCCCTATTGCCCGCAGGACAAACTGCCGAATCAGTGGCCGGCACGGGTTTATTCCGTGGAACATCAGCGCATTCAGGAGCTGGCGAGCAAGCTGAATGCGCGCTTTGCCAAACTGCGCCGCCGCGGCGTCACCAGCGCAGCGCTGATTGCGCTGCTCGATGAGGAAAAGACTCTGAAACATATCCTCGAACATCATCACGCACGCGAGGAGATGGCATTGTTCGCGACCTTGCCTCAGATGCTGTCCGAGCCGCAGCGCGACGCGCTGGCGCATGCGCCCAGACAATTCCCCGGCTTGCAGGCCAACGGCGCCCGCTAG
- a CDS encoding cytochrome C produces MTDEPLRERRRAQVQIYVDDNPVPIAEQPLPTRVRLNTYTLVDGNHRITVRVSDVTGKVSVREIPFKVDNGPGLAVTGLAPNSIHHGIIELGVNAFSADEPFEPERAETHSSIPVWVWVMLLIIVGWAGWYGQLMWHPPAQFAQSPTYHVYSAASASSGQAGN; encoded by the coding sequence ATGACTGATGAACCATTACGCGAGCGCCGGCGCGCACAGGTCCAGATTTACGTGGACGACAATCCGGTGCCGATTGCCGAGCAGCCCTTGCCGACACGCGTGCGGCTCAACACCTATACACTGGTGGACGGCAATCATCGCATCACGGTCCGGGTCAGCGATGTCACCGGCAAAGTATCGGTGCGCGAGATTCCGTTCAAGGTGGACAACGGTCCGGGCCTTGCGGTGACCGGGCTGGCACCAAACAGCATCCATCACGGCATCATCGAACTCGGCGTGAATGCCTTCAGCGCCGACGAGCCCTTCGAGCCGGAGCGCGCCGAGACCCATTCCTCCATTCCCGTGTGGGTGTGGGTGATGCTGCTCATCATCGTGGGCTGGGCCGGGTGGTACGGTCAGCTCATGTGGCACCCGCCGGCGCAATTTGCCCAAAGCCCCACCTACCACGTTTACAGCGCAGCATCGGCCAGCAGCGGCCAGGCAGGCAATTGA